One window of the Eucalyptus grandis isolate ANBG69807.140 chromosome 6, ASM1654582v1, whole genome shotgun sequence genome contains the following:
- the LOC104452209 gene encoding transmembrane protein 230: MHCDASWTVVLGLEFGLSNSLSGYPGTRAATSLTFERLRTKSRNGLLDHEFSISDEGIMTETTYTVNNRLPIKEIALAVFLLVFGSTGIVLGIIMASYKVGGDRTHGVFFTILWPILFIPGFYYTRIAYYAYKGYKDFSFSNVTPV; encoded by the exons ATGCACTGTGATGCTAGCTGGACAGTGGTATTGGGATTGGAATTTGGTCTGTCTAACTCTTTGTCCGGATATCCAGGAACAAGAGCAGCAACATCTCTCACCTTTGAACGCCTTCGGACCAAATCAAGAAATGGCTTACTAGATCATgaattctcaatttcagatgAGGGCATCATGACGGAGACAACTTATACTGTGAATAACAGGCTGCCAATCAAAGAGATTGCCCTCGCtgtatttcttcttgtttttggaagCACTGGGATAGTCTTGGGCATTATCATGGCTTCCTACAAAGTTGGTGGTGATCGAACCCATG GGGTGTTCTTCACAATCTTATGGCCAATCCTGTTCATTCCCGGATTCTACTATACTCGCATTGCTTATTACGCATACAAGGGGTATAAAGATTTCTCGTTCTCCAACGTAACACCTGTGTAG
- the LOC104450550 gene encoding transmembrane protein 230, translating into MAYVDHAFSISDEDMMMETTYTVNNRPPIKEIALAVSLLVFGSIGIVLGIIMASYKVGGDRAHGVFFTMLGSILFIPGFYYTRIAYYAYKGYKGFSFSNIPPV; encoded by the exons ATGGCTTATGTAGATCATGCATTCTCAATTTCAGATGAGGACATGATGATGGAGACGACTTATACTGTGAATAACAGGCCACCAATTAAAGAGATTGCCCTTGCTGtgtctcttcttgtttttggaagCATTGGCATAGTCTTGGGCATTATCATGGCTTCCTACAAAGTTGGTGGTGATCGAGCCCATG GGGTGTTCTTCACAATGTTAGGGTCAATCTTGTTCATTCCTGGATTCTACTATACTCGCATTGCTTATTATGCGTACAAGGGATATAAAGGTTTTTCGTTCTCCAACATACCACCTGTGTAG
- the LOC104450551 gene encoding uncharacterized protein LOC104450551 gives MGISKTEVNLRRLLAAAPKQENQAKLAHYVATLREQLEQLAEERTPDGLPRVPKAMVIDYSEKIEAIAAKLSAPLHDVDVEESQEPFPGSSSGESPHTESEDPVTPRSGLRRRFAPTSSTADTTQSHNEVDTSGPVKLDAAAQAHIEKHRKLQDDLTDEMVGLARQLKESSLVMSQSLQNTEKILDSTEKAVEDSLASTNRVNVRATQIYSESSKTTCFTWLLIFGMTCIFIMVVLLIRVT, from the exons ATGGGGATCAGCAAGACGGAAGTGAACCTGAGGAGGTTACTCGCGGCCGCGCCTAAGCAAGAGAATCAAGCGAAACTCGCCCAC TATGTTGCTACTTTAAGAGAACAACTGGAGCAGCTGGCTGAGGAGAGAACCCCAGATGGGTTACCAAG AGTTCCAAAGGCAATGGTGATTGATTATTCTGAAAAGATTGAAGCAATTGCTGCGAAGTTATCAGCTCCTTTG CATGATGTGGATGTGGAAGAGTCTCAGGAGCCCTTTCCAGGAAGTTCTTCTGGAGAAAGCCCTCATACAGAATCGGAAGATCCAGTTACCCCAAGATCAGGATTAAGAAGGAGATTTGC GCCGACCTCAAGTACTGCAGATACAACTCAATCCCATAATGAAGTTGATACATCAGGACCTGTCAAACTTGATGCTGCAGCACAAGCACACATTGAAAAGCATAG GAAGCTTCAAGACGATCTGACAGATGAAATGGTGGGTTTGGCACGGCAACTGAAAGAGAGTAGCCTCGTAATGAGTCAGTCCCTGCAAAATACAGAAAAA ATACTTGATTCAACAGAGAAAGCTGTTGAGGACAGCTTGGCAAGCACAAATCGGGTTAATGTACGAGCAACACAGATATACTCAGAAAGCTCTAAGACTACATGCTTTACTTGGCTTCTGATCTTCGGGATGACATGTATCTTTATTATGGTTGTGCTTTTGATTCGTGTGACATAG
- the LOC104450553 gene encoding tetratricopeptide repeat protein 33 isoform X1 — translation MKLSWNKKNAGAKRPLSAVSKFPNLPFDEEDDDPPPPPGKAPEDAGVSGDQERPAPKALASDEDGPSPSPSSSSSSSPDHRELARSFQSQGDKLAEEGKYREALGKWETALTLMPENAVLHEQKAQLLLEIGDAWGALKAANRATELDPPWAEAWITLGRAQLNFGEPDSAIASFDRALSLKPACEEAQDDRRTALHLVKKRKQLHLSGVSTTKNRFAVGDKE, via the exons ATGAAGTTGTCGTGGAACAAGAAGAACGCCGGCGCCAAACGCCCCCTCAGCGCCGTTTCCAAGTTCCCAAATCTCCCTTTcgacgaagaagacgacgacCCACCACCGCCACCGGGCAAAGCCCCCGAAGACGCCGGCGTTTCGGGGGACCAAGAACGACCGGCGCCAAAAGCCCTAGCTTCGGATGAGGACGgcccgtcgccgtcgccgtcgtcgtcgtcgtcgtcgtcgcctgATCACCGGGAGCTGGCTCGGTCGTTTCAGTCTCAAGGCGACAAGCTCGCTGAG GAAGGAAAATACCGGGAAGCACTAGGGAAGTGGGAGACTGCTCTTACCTTGATGCCTGAGAATGCAGTTTTGCATGAGCAAAAGGCACAACTCTTGCTTGAGATAGGAGACGCATGGGGCGCTCTGAAGGCAGCAAATA GAGCCACTGAATTGGATCCACCTTGGGCTGAG GCATGGATCACGCTGGGTAGAGCACAGTTAAACTTTGGAGAGCCTGATAGCGCTATTGCTAGTTTCGATAGAGCATTATCTCTTAAG CCAGCTTGTGAAGAAGCTCAGGATGACCGGAGAACTGCACTACATCTTGTAAAGAAGCGAAAGCAGCTGCATTTGTCGGGCGTGAGCACAACAAAAAATCGTTTTGCAGTTGGAGATAAAGAATGA
- the LOC104450553 gene encoding tetratricopeptide repeat protein 33 isoform X2 encodes MKLSWNKKNAGAKRPLSAVSKFPNLPFDEEDDDPPPPPGKAPEDAGVSGDQERPAPKALASDEDGPSPSPSSSSSSSPDHRELARSFQSQGDKLAEEGKYREALGKWETALTLMPENAVLHEQKAQLLLEIGDAWGALKAANRATELDPPWAEAWITLGRAQLNFGEPDSAIASFDRALSLKLVKKLRMTGELHYIL; translated from the exons ATGAAGTTGTCGTGGAACAAGAAGAACGCCGGCGCCAAACGCCCCCTCAGCGCCGTTTCCAAGTTCCCAAATCTCCCTTTcgacgaagaagacgacgacCCACCACCGCCACCGGGCAAAGCCCCCGAAGACGCCGGCGTTTCGGGGGACCAAGAACGACCGGCGCCAAAAGCCCTAGCTTCGGATGAGGACGgcccgtcgccgtcgccgtcgtcgtcgtcgtcgtcgtcgcctgATCACCGGGAGCTGGCTCGGTCGTTTCAGTCTCAAGGCGACAAGCTCGCTGAG GAAGGAAAATACCGGGAAGCACTAGGGAAGTGGGAGACTGCTCTTACCTTGATGCCTGAGAATGCAGTTTTGCATGAGCAAAAGGCACAACTCTTGCTTGAGATAGGAGACGCATGGGGCGCTCTGAAGGCAGCAAATA GAGCCACTGAATTGGATCCACCTTGGGCTGAG GCATGGATCACGCTGGGTAGAGCACAGTTAAACTTTGGAGAGCCTGATAGCGCTATTGCTAGTTTCGATAGAGCATTATCTCTTAAG CTTGTGAAGAAGCTCAGGATGACCGGAGAACTGCACTACATCTTGTAA